In the Deltaproteobacteria bacterium genome, ATCAACCCCTTCTTCCTCGAGAAACTCCTGCCAGGCCCGCTGAATGGTCTGCGGCAGCCGAAATGGGCTTGTGGGCCGCAGTATGCTGAAACAGTCGTATTGCCGCTCTTGTTGCCTGAACTGCTCCAGGGTATACTGGACCCATTCGATATCAGGCGACAGATCTTGAGCCAGAGCAGCCGGACGCAGGAAGGGTACCTCTGCGCCATAGTGTCTGGCGATATCTGCATATTGCTCTGAATCGGTGGAGACAACGACGGCAGCAAAGATGCCGCTGTGCAGAGCGGCTGCAATGGTGTAGGCAATGAGAGGATGGCCCAACAGGGGGCGAATGTTCTTGTGGACGAGACGCTTCGAACCTGACCTGCCAGCAGTGGAGGCTGAATGGTATTGCCACAACAGCGCACCTTTACAAACTGCTCGATAAAGTAGCAGCCAGCCAGGCATCCTGCATAACCAGCTCATAACATTGCCGGATCGACATTGAGGTAGACGTCTTTGAGTTCCGAGTAGACGTCAAGAGCCTCAGTGCCCGGCTCTCGCCAACCATTGCCTGACTGCCGCAGACCGCCGAAGGGCATATGTGGTTCGCTGCCATAGGTTCCCGCATTGACCACTGCCACACCTGCTTGAATTTTCTGGGTAAATTCAATGGCGCGGTGAAAACTCCTGGTGTGGATGCAGGCAGTGAGACCGTAGGGTGAATCGTTTGCCATGGCCAGAGCATGCTCAAAGTCCTTGGCCCGGTACAGGCAGGTGATGGGGCCGAACAGTTCTGTTGTGGAAATCTCGTCGTGAGGATCGACATCTTCTATCAGGGTTGGTGCCATGTAAAAGCCGTTCACATGGGCAGGATCGGTCAATCTGTGCCCGCCGGTGATGACGGTGGCTCCATTCTGGACTGCTCGGTCCACTGCAGCAAGCATGTTGTGCAGCTGTTCTTCATTGATGACCGGACCAAAGTCATCCTCGTCCGTGGGCCCCACCTTGAGTCTTGCCGTCCGTTCCACGAGCATATGGCGAAACTGCTCGTAGATCGTCTCGAAGATGATGATACGACTGCCGGCTGCACAGCGCTGCCCTGCATTGCTGAAAGCAGAGAGCAGCACCCATTTGGCTGCGTTGTCCAGATCAGCATCGTCACAGACAATCAGGGGATTCTTGCCGCCGAGTTCCAGTGAAACCTTGGCCAGTCTTCGGCCGGCTATTGCGGCAATCTGGCGGCCAACCTCAGTGGAGCCGGTGAAACTTATGAGCGCCACCTCAGGATCAGCAACCAGAGGGGCGCCTGCTTCCTCGCCGTAGCCCTGGACAATATTGAGAACTCCCGGGGGCAACCCTGCCTCATGGGCAAGTCTGCCGAAAAACCAGGCAGTAGCAGGGGTGTCCTCCGCTGCCTTGAGCACAGCGCTGTTGCCGCAGATCAGGGCGGGGAACACCTTCCAGGCCACATTGGCAATAGGGGTGTTGGCTGCAATTATGAGACCTGCCACCCCTAGAGGCTGCCGAATGGTCATGGCATATTTGTCCGGCACTGCACTGGTGGTGGTGCGGCCATAGAGCCTTCTTCCTTCGCCGGCCATGAACTCACCCTGGGCAATGGCACCCCCAGTTTCACCGAGGGCAGCCTGCAGGGACATGCCGGTTTCCGCTGCTACGATGGCGGCGATCTCATGTTGATGCTGCCGCATGAGCTGGGCAATGTCGTACAGCAGATCGCCGCGTTGTACAGGTGTAAGAGAACCCCACGCTGGCTGCGCTGCCTGCGCCGCCAGCACGGCCCTGCGCACGTCCTCCTTCCTGGAGCGCACTACCCTGCCCAATTGTTGCCCATTGACAGGGGATAACTTGGCAAAGGTTTCCCCAGCTGCAGCCTCACACTCTTGGCCGTCTATCCAATTGAGAACTGTGTCAGGAATCTGTGCCTGCTTCATCTGTGCCTCGTTCTTTCCTATGTTACCAAGCGGTGAAACCTCCATCCACCAGAAGCTCTGTGCCTGTTACGTATGATGAAGCCCTCGAGGCCAGGAAGAGGAGGGGTCCCCGAAGATCCTCAGCTGTGGCCATTCTGCCGAGAGGCACCCGCTCACAGAACTTGCGTTTGAAGTCAGCGTCCTGATCTCCCAGCACCCCGCCGGGAGAGAGCACATTGACGCGGACGCCGTATGGGGCCCACAGGGTTGCCAGATAGCGGCTAAAATTAACCACAGCAGCCTTTGAAGCGCCATATGCCGGCGGCTTCAAGAAAGGCGGCTCGCAGTCAAGGTGATCGTAGAACCTGCTGTCCGGGGCAACGCTGGCGTAGAGCGAACCGATGTTCACAATGGAACCGCGCCGGGCCGCCACCATGTAGCGGCCCACAACCTGGGTAACCTGAAACAGGCCGAGACTGTTTACCTCGAAGATCTGGCGGTTTATGTCCAGGGGGATGTCTTCCAGCAGATAACCTCTAGAGGAACTGCCTGGCGGTTGATCTATGCCCGCGTTATTTACCAATATGGAGGGAGTGCCAAAGAGCTCCAGACATCTCTGCACAGCTTCCTCCAGAGCCCCCCTGTCCCTCACATCAGCTTCGAGAAGCTGTAGCCGGCTGCTGCCAAACCTTT is a window encoding:
- a CDS encoding acylneuraminate cytidylyltransferase family protein, translated to MPGWLLLYRAVCKGALLWQYHSASTAGRSGSKRLVHKNIRPLLGHPLIAYTIAAALHSGIFAAVVVSTDSEQYADIARHYGAEVPFLRPAALAQDLSPDIEWVQYTLEQFRQQERQYDCFSILRPTSPFRLPQTIQRAWQEFLEEEGVD
- a CDS encoding aldehyde dehydrogenase: MKQAQIPDTVLNWIDGQECEAAAGETFAKLSPVNGQQLGRVVRSRKEDVRRAVLAAQAAQPAWGSLTPVQRGDLLYDIAQLMRQHQHEIAAIVAAETGMSLQAALGETGGAIAQGEFMAGEGRRLYGRTTTSAVPDKYAMTIRQPLGVAGLIIAANTPIANVAWKVFPALICGNSAVLKAAEDTPATAWFFGRLAHEAGLPPGVLNIVQGYGEEAGAPLVADPEVALISFTGSTEVGRQIAAIAGRRLAKVSLELGGKNPLIVCDDADLDNAAKWVLLSAFSNAGQRCAAGSRIIIFETIYEQFRHMLVERTARLKVGPTDEDDFGPVINEEQLHNMLAAVDRAVQNGATVITGGHRLTDPAHVNGFYMAPTLIEDVDPHDEISTTELFGPITCLYRAKDFEHALAMANDSPYGLTACIHTRSFHRAIEFTQKIQAGVAVVNAGTYGSEPHMPFGGLRQSGNGWREPGTEALDVYSELKDVYLNVDPAML
- a CDS encoding SDR family oxidoreductase, translated to MSDIFSLEGEVAIVTGALGKLGPIWTETLLDAGARVCGLDRPAQEICENFAQLAERFGSSRLQLLEADVRDRGALEEAVQRCLELFGTPSILVNNAGIDQPPGSSSRGYLLEDIPLDINRQIFEVNSLGLFQVTQVVGRYMVAARRGSIVNIGSLYASVAPDSRFYDHLDCEPPFLKPPAYGASKAAVVNFSRYLATLWAPYGVRVNVLSPGGVLGDQDADFKRKFCERVPLGRMATAEDLRGPLLFLASRASSYVTGTELLVDGGFTAW